Below is a genomic region from Pseudomonas svalbardensis.
GGAACCGGTTGGCCGTCGCCACTGATTTGCTTGGCCAGATCGATCAGACGGTTGGTTTCGCCGCTCATTGCAGACAGCACAACCACCAGGTCATCGCCGGCATCGCGGAATTTCTTAACCTTGTCGGCGACCTGCTCGATTCTCTCGACAGTGCCGACCGAGGTGCCTCCAAATTTCTGTACGATCAAAGCCATTTCAAAGCCGCCTCTGCCCATGAAGGGCGCCCAAATAATCACTCAAACAGCGTTCCGGCCCGCCACTAGACTGCGGGCCGGACACACCGCCTTATAAACCCTGCTCTACAAATGGAACAGTCAGGGCCAATGCCGCATCCAGTGCGCCAGCGTCAGTACCACCGCCCTGCGCCATGTCTGGACGACCACCGCCCTTCCCGCCCACTGCCGCTGCGGCTTGCTTCATCAAATCACCGGCTTTGAGTTGGCCAGTCAGGTCTTTGGTTACGCCTGCAACCAGAACGACCTTTTCCTCATGGACACTGCCGAGCAGGATCACTGCGCGGCCGAGTTTGTTTTTCAGTTGATCGACCAGCGCCAGCAGCGCCTTGCCGTCCTGACCGTCCAGACGCACGGCCAACACTTTCACGCCTTTGACATCCACGGCAGAAGCCGACAGATCGTCGCCCGCCGCGCTGGCAGCCTTGGCCTGCAACTGCTCGAGTTGCTTCTCCAGCAGACGGTTGCGCTCCAGCACAGCCGACAGCTTGTCGATCAGGTTGTCGCGGCTACCCTTGACCAGGCTGGCCGCTTCCTTGAGTTGTTCTTCAGCAGCGCTCAAGTATGCCAGCGCCGCGGCGCCAGTGACCGCTTCGATACGACGCACGCCGGAAGCCACACCGCCTTCGCTGATAATCTTCAGCAGGCCGATGTCGCCAGTCCGGTTGGCGTGGATACCGCCGCACAGCTCGACGGAGAAACTACCACCCATGCTGAGCACGCGCACATTGTCGCCGTACTTCTCGCCGAACAGCGCCATGGCGCCCTTCTGCTTGGCGGTTTCGATATCGGTTTCTTCGGTTTCAACTTCAGAGTTCTTGCGAATCTCGGCGTTGACGATGTCTTCCAGCGCCTTCAACTGCTCAGGTTTGATGGCTTCGAAGTGGCTGAAGTCAAAGCGCAGGCGCTGACTGTCGACCAACGAGCCTTTCTGCTGAACGTGGTCGCCCAGCACCTGGCGCAATGCCGCGTGCAGCAAGTGAGTCGCCGAGTGGTTCAACGAAGTCGCGTGACGCACTTCGGCATCAACATGAGTCTCTACCGGCGCACCAATGGTCAGGCTGCCCGAGGCCAGCACGCCGTGATGCAAGAAGGCGCCACCGGTTTTGGTGGTGTCGCGTACGTCAAAGCGCGCATTGCCGACCTGAAGGAAACCGCAGTCGCCAATCTGACCGCCGGATTCAGCGTAAAACGGCGTCTGGTTCAGTACGACCACACCCTCTTCGCCTTCGCTGAGTACGTCCACCGACTGGCCATCTTTATACAGACCAACGACTTTCGCCGAACCTTTAGTCGCTTCATAGCCGGTGAATTCGGTGGCCACATCAACCTTGACCAGGCTGTTGTAGTCCATGCCGAAGGAGCTGGCGGAACGGGCACGGACGCGCTGGGCTTCCATCTCGCGCTCGAAGCCTTCTTCGTCGATGGTCAGGCTGCGTTCGCGAGCGATGTCGCCGGTCAGGTCCATCGGGAAACCGTAGGTGTCGTAGAGTTTGAACACTACGTCGCCCGGCACCACGTCGCCTTTGAGCTCGGCCAGATCCTGCTCGAGGATTTTCAGGCCCTGCTCCAGGGTCTTGGCGAATTGCTCTTCTTCAGCTTTCAGTACGCGCTCGATGTGCGCTTGCTGGGATTTCAGCTCTGGGAAGGCTTCGCCCATCTCGGCGACCAGTGCCGCAACGATCTGGTAGAAGAAGCTGCCCTTTGCGCCCAGCTTGTTGCCGTGACGACAGGCGCGACGAATGATCCGGCGCAGCACGTAGCCGCGGCCTTCGTTGGACGGCAGCACGCCGTCGGCAATCAGGAAACCGCACGAGCGAATGTGGTCGGCGACGACTTTCAGGGAAGCCTGATTGTCGTTGGTGCAGCCGATGGCCTTGGCCGATGCAATCAGCAGGCTCTGGAACAGGTCGACTTCATAGTTCGAGTGAACGTGCTGCAGCACGGCACTGATCCGCTCCAGGCCCATGCCTGTATCGACCGACGGCGCTGGCAGCGGGTGCAACACGCCATCGGCGGTGCGGTTGAACTGCATGAACACGTTGTTCCAGATTTCAATGTAACGGTCGCCATCTTCTTCCGG
It encodes:
- the alaS gene encoding alanine--tRNA ligase — encoded protein: MKSAEIREAFLRFFEEQGHTRVASSSLIPGNDPTLLFTNAGMNQFKDCFLGQEKRAYTRAVSSQKCVRAGGKHNDLENVGYTARHHTFFEMLGNFSFGDYFKRDAITYAWNFLTSDKWLNLPKEKLWVTVYASDDEAYDIWTKEIGVPAERMVRIGDNKGAPYASDNFWTMGDTGPCGPCTEIFYDHGADIWGGPPGSPEEDGDRYIEIWNNVFMQFNRTADGVLHPLPAPSVDTGMGLERISAVLQHVHSNYEVDLFQSLLIASAKAIGCTNDNQASLKVVADHIRSCGFLIADGVLPSNEGRGYVLRRIIRRACRHGNKLGAKGSFFYQIVAALVAEMGEAFPELKSQQAHIERVLKAEEEQFAKTLEQGLKILEQDLAELKGDVVPGDVVFKLYDTYGFPMDLTGDIARERSLTIDEEGFEREMEAQRVRARSASSFGMDYNSLVKVDVATEFTGYEATKGSAKVVGLYKDGQSVDVLSEGEEGVVVLNQTPFYAESGGQIGDCGFLQVGNARFDVRDTTKTGGAFLHHGVLASGSLTIGAPVETHVDAEVRHATSLNHSATHLLHAALRQVLGDHVQQKGSLVDSQRLRFDFSHFEAIKPEQLKALEDIVNAEIRKNSEVETEETDIETAKQKGAMALFGEKYGDNVRVLSMGGSFSVELCGGIHANRTGDIGLLKIISEGGVASGVRRIEAVTGAAALAYLSAAEEQLKEAASLVKGSRDNLIDKLSAVLERNRLLEKQLEQLQAKAASAAGDDLSASAVDVKGVKVLAVRLDGQDGKALLALVDQLKNKLGRAVILLGSVHEEKVVLVAGVTKDLTGQLKAGDLMKQAAAAVGGKGGGRPDMAQGGGTDAGALDAALALTVPFVEQGL